The region TAATGATGCGAGAGATCTGGGAGCCTCACAAACCAATCAGCAAAACCCTAACAACCACAAACAACCACTTATTGTTAGCCAGTGCTTTACGATACACTGCAACGGTTTCCATGCGTTCTTCAGAGAAATATTTGAGTTTCTACGTTTTCCGTCTGGTAACCTCAGAACGAAAACACatgaaatatttaaaagttTAGCTGGTTTCCAAAGTGAGCCGAAAAATGTCGAAACACTGGTAGCGTTCGTAAACTGTGGGGTTTCGAAGGCAAATCAGTCGTGTACGCCAAATCGAATCAAGATCGAGGAAGAAGGGTTTTAATTTTACAGTTGATGTAGCAGCTgttcagttgttttttttttcgtttgatACAGAACTGTTTGCAGATTTACAGCCATTGAAAGGAAGACACGCCGTAGAAGAAAGTCACACAAAGGTGAGGAAGGAATTCGTCGAAAGAGCTTTGACTATTACTGTAAGTCTTGTATCATCGCTTCCGTCGAATCTTCATTTCCTAATCGCAGTGGAGAAATCGTAGAGGAAAGGATGAGCAAGCCTACAGATTTTTAACGGAATGGACTGAATATGAAAACAGCGTTTACCAGCTCACGTTGAATGTAGCTCAGGATACAAGTGTACGCAAGACAACGTATTGAAGTTTTATTGTGAATTGACAATGTACGTTACCAGTACGCTTATGTCTGCAGCATTTATACGGAGTCTCGTCAGGACTGCGCTATATTTTATGTTGATCGTGTTTACATCAGAGTTGAATACAGTGTCAGCACAGAATTCTACTACCGTAATATTTCGCGCAAGGCAACAGTGCCCATCGGGTTTTCACTGCTTTAACAATACCGCTATAACAGTTATAATCAAGTGGGGACACAACGGCCATATCTGTGATGGGCAAGAAGCACGGGACTGCTATGGCGAGACAGACCCTTTAGGTTTTGTAATGGGACCCAGGCAAATTCCTCAAACTGTTGTACAAGGCGATAAAGTGATTTTTGAACCCGAATTCATTACTTTGAAGTTGTCAAATGTCACAAAGCACGCTTATGATGACTGTATTCAGAGTGGACAGTTTATTCACAATCAGACAACTGCCTCTTTCGAGGTACCGAACGAGTATTTGAACTCCCCAGGAATCAAATATTTCATAAATTACGATAATGCGCTTTATAGCTgcgattttggcataaaacttGAACTGTTTGTGAGAAGCCGTCAGCAGCCGAACTGCGTCAACCACTCTAATCCTCAACTTGGTGTGTGCAGTGGAAAAGGACTTTGTGCCAGTAGCACAGACACCTTTTTCAGACGTAATTACAAATGCTTGTGTATGGATGCATACAATGGGACATATTGTGAAGAGCTTATCAGCTGCCATTCCAGTCGCAACCCTTGCAAGAATGGTGCAACATGTATAGAAATCACTGATGGAATTGCTGACACCTTTAATTGCATCTGCCCACTTGGGTATACTGGCACTTATTGTGAGGAAGATATCAATGACTGTGTTTTTAATCCATGCCAAAATGGTGGATTTTGCACAGATGGAGTTAATTCATACACATGTTTATGTCAGTCAGGCTTTAATGGCAAAAACTGCTCAGATATTATTCCAAATTCCTGTACGCCAGAGCCATGTAAAAATGGAGGGACATGTGAAAGGTCAGGAGAAAAAAGAAGATTCTATACTTGTATTTGCCCTCCGAATTTCACAGGACAAAACTGCACAGTGAATATGACAATGTCAGCTTCATCTCTTCAACTCTCCTCAACAGTGTGGTCCCAAACACATGTGCCACACTCAACGCCATTGTTACATGCAGAAAATACCAGCTTTATATCATCAAGAGTTTTGTCCACATCAACCTTCATGACACAAGGGGTGAAGTCCTCCAGTGGCATATCCTATGCAGGAGCTATCTCGTCATCACAAATAGTTTGGTCTCCAAGGATCTCGGAGATCTCATCCTCCCAACCCACATCAGTTCCTACAGCTACACATCATTTGTCAACTTACACAACACTTCCACAATCCTCTTTCTCAAGCCTTAAAACATTACTGTCTTCTTTGGAAAAAGTTTCTTCACTGATTGCAGCATCTTCTGTGCCACCTGTGATATCAAAAAGCAGTCTAGATGTATCTTCAAACGCATTATCATCTGTGTCAACCATGTTACCCGTACCAGCTCTTACAAGTACACAACCTACATCAGTCTACACAGCATTTGCACAGTTCTCTTTTTCGAGCTATAGAAGACTGGCATCCTCTGTGGATATATTTTCTTCAGTTATTCCTACGTCTTTTGTGCTGCCTGTGGAAACAAAAAGCAGCCTACATGTATCTTCAAACACATCATCATCTGTGTCAACAACATTGCCACCCATATCAGCTGTTACAAATACACTTCCTATATCCATCTCTACAACATTTGGACAATCCTCTTTATCAAGCTATAAAAGATTGGTATCATCTGTGGATATAGTTTCTTCAGTCATTCCTGCATCTTCTGTGCCTCCTGTGGTATCAATAAGCAGTCCATCTTCAAATACTTCCATGCCTGTGTCAATGCCAATGAAAACTTTGATGTTAACTGGTTCCACATCCTTGTTGATGTCCCATGTCACAAGCACAGTGTTGGCACATTCATCGTTTTTTTCGTCTTTACTGATGAAACATGTGACGTCAGTTGTAAGACAAACCTCATCCACATCTTCAAGGTTACTGATCTCTCCAACAGCTGTAACATCAGTACCATTCAGTGGTTTGTTCTCCTCTGAATCACCATCATCCACAGCTTTGCCAGCATTATCCACTTTATTTTACAGCTCAACTATGGCACTTTCTCCATCAAGATCATCAgctcttctttcttcttctgtCGTGCCCACACTAACACCTATTCCACCATTGAGAAATCAAACCTGTAGCAATAATCCATGTTTAAACAATGGAAGCTGTACTAATGAACCATACATTGGATACAAATTTCGCTGTGAATGCCCTTACCCAACTGTTGGACCATTGTGTATCAGTATAAAAGGTTAGTCCCTCTTCTTGATGTTTAGTGTCTCATTACAGGGTTACCAAGGTACATGCAATGATTACTGCAAAAGATTTTCAAAACAGGGGTCATACAAGCCTTCCAATGTTAAAAAAACTGGTCTCTAAAAGTCTGCATCAACTTTGAATGGTGAAGCTGTGTACTTTGGAGGGCCATGGGTTTCTTACTTTTAAGCAGAGAGATTATTAATTGATAGGACCAGAGGGCATACATTTCCATAATTAATAgttaatctttatttatttttcttataaacATTTCTTGCAAGGCTAATTTGCGGTTTGCAAAGAAGAGATGTGAGATTTTCCTTCATACAATTTCTGATATAAATAGCTGCTTCCTAACCTACTGCTGTAGTTTGAATTTTATGTTTAAAACTAAATCTTTTCAGAGTATTATTCAAAGTACATGTATTCTGTCCTCAGTCTTGATAGAAGAGGGTTAGTATTATAGACATCTCCATGATTATTTCAAACATCAAACTTTTACTTACAGTAGTTCAACTTGTACAAGTATAAATTAAGATCTTCACTTTTGCCGCATATATCTTATATCATTTAATCCTTCATCTAGTTTTTTTTATCCCATTTGTTACTATATTCACTCAGCCTCTTTTCTCCTTCTGTTTCTTTTTCGCTTTCACTTTTGTGTAACTATTTTTACTGACTCGCCTAGATCAGCTGCCAAGCTATTTGTGAGTCTGACCTGTATGCTCGTATTgttgtactgtacatgtagattaTAAACTTTAagattgttgttattgttgttaattCTGCAGAAGGGGCTAACCTACACTTTCCAGCCTTTAGCCGAAGTTCCTTTTTGGAACACAAAAGCATCGCATTCAACCATGAAGAGAATATCATTGTTATGACATTCAAGACAAATAACACTGATGGTCTTCTCCTCTTTGCTGCGGATCATAAAAAAAGAGGAGATTTCATCCAGTTACGTGTCACAGGAGGAAAGCTGGAGTTTAGGTTCAGTCCTGGAGACATCTCTGTGTTAATTCAAAGCAACGAGTTTGTTAACACCGGTCAGACAGTAACGGCAACAGCAAGGTAAGTGGCTGATAGTCTTTAAGAGGGATGGACATTCTGTGAGCCATGGCAGTCGTATATTGCTCACAACAAAattttatcaagtgaagctgtgatcctggcagttatgaatgcaatttttgcaattttgtagtccgagaagcctgaaaatttcaggacttcaacggggtttgaaccttgtgacctcgcaatactggcgcgacactctaaccaactgagctaattgaagccactgacgttgggagctggtcattgcaaaaattgcgtacataactgcgaggatcatacattgtagcttcacttgatttcatatccacagatcatatatgatccatttcatgtatcatttcattgttgattcattcctcacgggaacattagaacccacaaatgaccagcccccaatgtcagtggctttgtagctcagttggttagagtgtggcaccggtatcgcaaggtcacaggttcaaaccctgttgaagtcctgaatttttcaggcttctctacacaattgcaaaaattgattTCATAGCtgggaggatcatagcttcacttgatttcatatctgcagttcatatatgatccatttcatataatttatcatttcattgtttaaaaaaatttagtttaattAAATATATGTATTAACTTCTAAAGGAGACCATTTTTGGACGTGGTTTTGAGCTTGTTTGGTCCATACAATTTTGTCTATAATATTTTTAGGAAATAAAAGGCTAGTAACTGAATGTCAGAGATCTCCTTAAGTGACCTtctcaagaagaaaaaagatttttgtgaTAAGACCAAGCATGAGACTAAAGAGATGACAATATTATAATTGTCCTCACAAAATCATCTGTTTAACAAAAAAGGCTTTTCAAATAAGCATCAAGTCCATCAGGAACAGGCACAAATAAGAGAGAACAAAATGCTTAGAAATTACCAATTAAAATAGTCATTGATTTTAGATATGTCATGAACTCTAAACCACCTTTTGGCACACTTCAAGTTGGGAATGGGGTGCAACTTAAGCGTGAAGTGGAAGGAAAGTTGAAGGGAATACAGCTATACGGCAGGTGGTACATTGGTGGTGTTCCACGCGGCCTGAGTATGCCAAATGAAACCAAAAACCATGCTGCCCCATCGCCCTCATTTGTTGGATCAATAAGGGACATGCAGATCAATGAAGAGACTATATCTTTAACAGGTGCgttgtgtatgtatgtatgacaTTGTAATGTTTTATAATGCATATGACAAtgaacattttgtgaaattttACAAACTGGAGGTAAAAACAAGAGTCTGTagatactacgaaaaccaccgatctgtggaatgggcccaaATTCTCGAGTCACTGCCCTGCCCACTTTCGTTTTGCTTAAGGTGTACAAAACAACCGCAGCAATGTCTAGTATAATCTTCATTGTCAAGTATTCTCCGAAAGCTTTTCCACGATTATAGAGCCTTCCATATGCACTCAGTTCTGCCGTTACCTcttaagaatttgaactatttacagtgctggaaataacagtcggtcatcggacattgtccgaccaaattttgaaaatgtccggccaaattcacattatgatcggacacgatgaccgaacatctcaccagcacatcttgagttatcttcttcaaggtgttgtcagtaaataaattatgtctggtccaatttgtcaaatgtccgaccaaaatgaagatttgaaaggacatatgtcctgtgaataaagaaaaattatttccagcactgattTACAAGCGAAAGTGGGTGGGGCAGAGACATAAATTCCCATCCATTCCACAGATCAGTGGTTTTCGTAGAATACAGCAGGGGTTTTTATAAAATTTGAACTTGGCAACTGgtttcagggcttgaaattaacatACTTTTCTACCAATAATTATCTCCATTGATTAATCACCTTTTGcagtcaattttgcaggtgttcACTTTCTAACAGGGGGGACAAGTTCTTCAACCCACTTAACGTTAAgggtacaggttgctttttgaaggGTCCATACAAGTTTCAAACTCATTATGCAATGTAATATTAATATAGTATCAATATCAAGCTACAGTTCCGAGGAGGTCCCTCGGTATTTTGGCTAAATCCACGTTTTCAGCACTCACAACTGAggatggatttaaattttcaattaaccttcttgCTGAATCTTCGTCTTCACGTAACTAACCGGCAAGAAGCATACCGTGTTTAAGTGCACCCACGATCCCATGAAGCCGCTgaaacaatatggcgcctaGTAAATGCGGTGACCGAAGTATCGAAGTACATTTGTGTGactattaattaacaatatgagaaaccgattttcttgtagtatttacaCATTATTTTAGTGGGGAAAGAAAGGTTTGTCATGTTCTAGCTACCAGTTCTGAACGATTTATCTTCAAGTtgggttatcagacaaaacgtgattcACCAGCTGGCGTCCAGTTTGTGGCCGcgttggcgaccagtgagtcgcaatttcaagccctgggTTTGAGTAGAGTACTGACTGTATCAACAGATTGAGGCCTGTAAGTTACAGCTCCTTTCTCTAGTGATCAGTCTGGGGGCATGCCATTTTTCTTAGAACGCTCCCAAATGCCACATCACTGTCAAAACAAGTTTTAATGTTACAGTTAGGTTCGAATTTTAGAATCTATCAACATTGCATTTATA is a window of Montipora foliosa isolate CH-2021 chromosome 5, ASM3666993v2, whole genome shotgun sequence DNA encoding:
- the LOC138003678 gene encoding protein eyes shut homolog, with the protein product MYVTSTLMSAAFIRSLVRTALYFMLIVFTSELNTVSAQNSTTVIFRARQQCPSGFHCFNNTAITVIIKWGHNGHICDGQEARDCYGETDPLGFVMGPRQIPQTVVQGDKVIFEPEFITLKLSNVTKHAYDDCIQSGQFIHNQTTASFEVPNEYLNSPGIKYFINYDNALYSCDFGIKLELFVRSRQQPNCVNHSNPQLGVCSGKGLCASSTDTFFRRNYKCLCMDAYNGTYCEELISCHSSRNPCKNGATCIEITDGIADTFNCICPLGYTGTYCEEDINDCVFNPCQNGGFCTDGVNSYTCLCQSGFNGKNCSDIIPNSCTPEPCKNGGTCERSGEKRRFYTCICPPNFTGQNCTVNMTMSASSLQLSSTVWSQTHVPHSTPLLHAENTSFISSRVLSTSTFMTQGVKSSSGISYAGAISSSQIVWSPRISEISSSQPTSVPTATHHLSTYTTLPQSSFSSLKTLLSSLEKVSSLIAASSVPPVISKSSLDVSSNALSSVSTMLPVPALTSTQPTSVYTAFAQFSFSSYRRLASSVDIFSSVIPTSFVLPVETKSSLHVSSNTSSSVSTTLPPISAVTNTLPISISTTFGQSSLSSYKRLVSSVDIVSSVIPASSVPPVVSISSPSSNTSMPVSMPMKTLMLTGSTSLLMSHVTSTVLAHSSFFSSLLMKHVTSVVRQTSSTSSRLLISPTAVTSVPFSGLFSSESPSSTALPALSTLFYSSTMALSPSRSSALLSSSVVPTLTPIPPLRNQTCSNNPCLNNGSCTNEPYIGYKFRCECPYPTVGPLCISIKEGANLHFPAFSRSSFLEHKSIAFNHEENIIVMTFKTNNTDGLLLFAADHKKRGDFIQLRVTGGKLEFRFSPGDISVLIQSNEFVNTGQTVTATARYVMNSKPPFGTLQVGNGVQLKREVEGKLKGIQLYGRWYIGGVPRGLSMPNETKNHAAPSPSFVGSIRDMQINEETISLTDANNWFNINEGDLPACQNQPCQNNGVCVPHEDNVHDYTCNCAAGFTGRNCESHIQCQSENCNGGKCIPKDSNSTDFVCLCPLGRVGVQCETNISITLPLFTIVQNFPSFLEYPVPKDAVKSFYVRFQFKLDNSSSSWNDSLFVYSAQNKFQGSGDDFFAVGLKNNKVLLQFNLGSGVARFYSDPLDTSIDWHLVVAGRDGRKGYLKVDSQSRIEGESPGQLVGLNLFEPLYIGGIPDTTQLPSVLDFKTGGFQGSIYDAAIRFSLQTPFIQLGTSKHEHGPDNDTWAVIRGRNVGNESYNECTSRNPPCANGGNCTREGATFVCSCPVNWAGLYCTRPRAPCYGYNSPCVSGVCRPNGSSFSCDCPLGKTGQLCDQDVTIQTPLFQSFSYMRFESTNSRRTTQVTISFKPSTLHGILFYFGYHDNSDTGDFISIYLYNGFVKLRYDVGNGVAVAKSNLTVALDTWYTVSVSRVEKNATLTVTGDTPVSIVSRGPAIALDVKSSFYLGGVPSLKDINPNATDSMVQNFSGCIRQLRVNGILYMQEHTSALEGRNIANCPGPQWA